A single Drosophila miranda strain MSH22 chromosome XR, D.miranda_PacBio2.1, whole genome shotgun sequence DNA region contains:
- the LOC108151318 gene encoding GATOR complex protein Iml1 isoform X2, with product MKLYKLNTHTRGCNKSYDADLVMNLKDHPNANVGDVVEIYVPDDENGTHLLLQITEFSGSCGRDVISIESGIAVAFKLRPYSNVVMRIVNPADVALDSIEITFKDQYMGRSEMWRLKTYLTDTCVYVNKKIDYNDMQIRCQVYEMWSQGERVASGVITDDTKIVFRSSTSMVYLFLQMSSEMWDFDIHGDLYFEKAVNGFLTELFQKWKKLSCNHEVTIVLFSRTFYAAKSLDEFPEHMRDCLQLDYKGRFYEDFYRVAIQNERNDDWCTVLGQLRKLFTSYQETVLRYHERQHMKIPPATNSTATQGNFLEVLNISLNTFEKHYLDRTFDRTGQLSVVITPGVGVFSVDRELTNITKQRIIDNGVGSDLVCVGEQPLHAVPLLKFHNKDTTLTSADDYSLPHWINLSFYSTNKKIAYSSFIPRIKLPLFVSDQALNADEGEENERNFLSCKQSEYKHNSLFDYDAYDEQIFQPLPAQSTCSLQRVVRAKKTSVPSLETYAYRNNDWENLTPTQIPAMRRKMSDPDIHHGTSAMLAALPDTTNLSESLASEKNSRRTIVSIAPIVRPGRALINPFDPSQVTIKLTSNRRRWTHIFPKGPTGVLIQQHHYQAVPAKIVPAGQRPLQQIPNNSQSSTTNNNETETEYSCDPEEQYDQLSTHSMLSKSVSSHSFVMGDEKIDFFKRRQNSLLNALPANVPNLTATQAKSYLWGATGEQEWTPAITTVIANPAAAGKHLRPIVETEHHFGGDSPLEPAVAAAAATEAEVVGKGKIIIGVDWKSLTIPACLPITTDYFPDKRSLHNDYVISDYTLLPDDVNHDYAQSRAIYRKPLSTEEVCKEIVSQRLAQGFQLIVGEERPSVGGSGGACSVGGPTAVPATSAVLPVKPSESNKEYLLSIGRIFHKISLSGSVITVTGYRPRHPYPPINVDYRYRFHAPQHETYEISGVNFTTEKLENFNWNHMDLYICTRGDVDYPLMESLKYWRYRMYLLPRENIVSKIASCQRCDIFPDVTVDNTSEQVDDFVRLIEAVSKLKRQFVRKARDSPTAHSLTKRRHSTSIISRPQPNQQHDTPRITEKHHNLLNSPQQSINARPKLDNGRISRIFPATDAAAAAGLAARDDQDDGFPVDIKFSPNATLLEIFDAMKHPVNGVGYFSQTQSLPSCTFLSYDALMWLKTRLNNGRHPLELLEAMRKERMICHASGDWTKPVVAGFVFYYVVQQDKNAKDYAPPLNDYCAFVNEWLEIEFQGCSFLWHDEPVITPVPNFLRDSPAPQSWTDYCSNKRVYRQSHLEIDVNQKSDRMEWGHVKHHTVLQPGFAFEIVVEWVTSSGPIVSDLIGGWMRKANQFNFLVSVPADPMAEPFTKKSDPLRGPIFIPLCVTFLPNGAALFDEFPEESRSDRMLFLQEAILAKFGFLPCVLEKKYSIGKDLPKEYQYVHCTGNMFALIRCATNNYQVESPTLQEANVTRCVYGHTNNTNVPKKVGFLWSWNHMIPNKKWKAQTISNSADGELFQLKMLKDFREFCSNSDQRLVTFWSHCQELKRKNQTLEFNNNNNNNNNDEMKIK from the exons ATGAAGCTCTACAAGCTGAATACACACACTCGTGGCTGCAACAAGTCGTACG ATGCGGACCTCGTGATGAACTTGAAGGACCACCCCAACGCAAATGTAGGCGATGTTGTGGAGATTTATGTCCCAGATGACGAGAACGGCACGCATCTGCTACTGCAGATCACAGAGTTCAGCGGTAGCTGTGGCCGTGATGTGATAAGCATCGAGTCGGGCATTGCCGTTGCCTTTAAGTTGAGGCCCTACTCCAATGTGGTGATGCGGATAGTGAATCCGGCCGATGTAGCCCTCGACTCCATAGAGATTACCTTCAAGGATCAGTACATGGGCCGCTCTGAGATGTGGCGCCTGAAAACGTATTTG ACGGACACCTGTGTGTATGTGAACAAGAAGATTGACTACAACGACATGCAGATACGCTGCCAGGTGTACGAAATGTGGTCCCAGGGCGAACGCGTGGCCAGCGGCGTCATCACCGACGACACAAAGATCGTCTTCCGCAGCAGCACATCCATGGTGTACCTCTTCCTGCAGATGTCCTCGGAAATGTGGGACTTTGACATCCATGGCGACTTGTATTTTGAGAAGGCAGTTAATGGCTTTCTCACCGAACTCTTCCAAAAGTGGAAAAAGCTGAGCTGCAACCATGAGGTAACCATCGTCCTGTTTTCGCGCACCTTCTATGCGGCCAAGAGTTTGGATGAGTTCCCAGAGCACATGCGCGACTGCCTGCAGCTGGACTACAAGGGTCGCTTCTACGAGGATTTCTATCGAGTGGCGATTCAGAACGAGCGCAACGACGACTGGTGCACGGTGTTGGGGCAGCTGCGGAAGCTTTTCACCTCCTACCAGGAGACAGTGCTGCGCTATCATGAGCGCCAGCACATGAAGATCCCCCCGGCCACAAACTCTACGGCCACGCAGGGCAATTTCCTTGAGGTACTCAACATTTCGTTGAATACATTCGAGAAGCATTACCTGGATCGCACATTCGATCGCACCGGACAGCTCTCGGTGGTGATTACACCCGGCGTGGGTGTCTTCTCGGTGGACAGGGAGCTGACAAACATCACCAAGCAGCGCATCATCGACAACGGCGTGGGCAGCGATCTGGTTTGCGTTGGCGAGCAGCCGCTGCATGCAGTGCCGCTGTTGAAGTTCCACAACAAAGACACCACCCTGACATCCGCCGATGATTATTCCCTGCCGCATTGGATCAATCTAAGCTTCTATTCCACAAACAAGAAGATCGCGTACTCCAGTTTCATACCCCGCATCAAGCTGCCGCTTTTTGTGTCCGATCAAGCGCTCAACGCGGACGAAGGAGAGGAGAATGAGAGGAATTTCCTCAGCTGCAAGCAGTCGGAGTACAAGCACAACTCTCTTTTCGACTATGATGCGTATGATGAGCAGATCTTTCAGCCATTGCCGGCACAGAGCACCTG CTCCCTTCAGCGCGTGGTAAGGGCCAAGAAGACATCGGTACCTAGTCTGGAAACCTATGCATATCGTAACAACGACTGGGAGAATCTCACGCCCACACAGATTCCGGCCATGCGACGCAAAATGTCTGATCCGGATATACATCATGGCACCTCTGCCATGCTGGCGGCACTG CCTGATACCACAAATCTCTCGGAATCCCTGGCTTCGGAGAAGAACTCCCGTCGAACGATTGTCAGCATTGCGCCAATTGTGCGTCCCGGACGTGCCCTGATCAATCCCTTTGATCCCTCTCAAGTGACGATCAAATTGACATCGAATCGCCGCCGCTGGACGCACATTTTCCCCAAGGGACCGACGGGTGTGCTCATCCAGCAGCATCATTACCAAGCAGTGCCTGCAAAAATCGTACCAGCGGGACAGCGTCCGCTGCAGCAGATACCCAACAATAGCCAGAGCAGCACCACCAATAACAacgagacggagacggagtaTTCCTGCGATCCGGAAGAGCAGTACGACCAGCTATCCACGCACTCCATGCTAAGCAAATCGGTGTCCTCGCACAGCTTTGTGATGGGCGATGAAAAGATCGACT TTTTCAAGAGGCGACAgaactctctgctgaatgcatTGCCTGCAAATGTCCCAAATCTGACGGCAACGCAGGCCAAATCGTATCTCTGGGGAGCCACCGGCGAGCAGGAGTGGACGCCAGCAATTACCACGG TTATTGCGAATCCTGCGGCGGCGGGCAAACATTTGCGGCCCATTGTCGAGACCGAGCATCACTTTGGAGGCGACTCTCCGCTCGAgccggcggtggcggcggcggcagcaacCGAGGCCGAGGTTGTTGGCAAAGGAAAAATCATCATAG GCGTTGACTGGAAATCGCTGACGATCCCCGCCTGCCTGCCCATAACCACGGACTACTTCCCCGACAAGCGGTCGCTGCACAACGACTATGTGATCTCCGACTACACGCTGCTGCCTGATGATGTGAACCACGATTACGCCCAGAGCAGGGCCATCTACCGCAAGCCGCTGTCCACCGAAGAGGTGTGCAAGGAGATTGTGTCCCAGCGGCTGGCCCAAGGCTTCCAGTTGATTGTCGGGGAGGAGAGGCCATCGGTGGGTGGCTCTGGCGGGGCATGCTCCGTCGGTGGGCCAACTGCCGTTCCGGCCACCTCTGCAGTGCTGCCGGTAAAGCCCAGTGAGAGCAACAAGGAGTACCTGCTGTCAATCGGCAGGATCTTCCACAAGATCTCGCTAAGTGGCTCTGTCATTACAGTGACGGGCTACAGACCCAG GCACCCCTATCCTCCCATCAATGTGGACTATCGGTATCGATTCCACGCACCACAGCACGAGACGTACGAGATCTCTGGAGTGAACTTTACCACGGAGAAACTGGAGAACTTCAACTGGAACCACATGGATCTGTATATTTGCACGCGTGGCGATGTGGACTATCCACTAATGGAG AGTCTGAAATACTGGCGTTATCGCATGTACCTGCTGCCCCGTGAGAACATTGTGAGCAAGATTGCCAGCTGCCAGCGCTGTGATATCTTTCCCGATGTCACCGTGGACAATACCAGCGAGCAGGTTGACGACTTTGTGCGGCTAATCGAGGCGGTCAGCAAGCTGAAGCGACAGTTTGTGCGCAAGGCTAGA GACAGCCCCACCGCCCACAGTCTAACCAAGCGACGCCACAGTACGAGCATTATATCCAGGCCACAGCCTAATCAG CAGCATGACACTCCTAGAATCACAGAAAAGCATCATAATCTATTAAATTCACCGCAGCAAAG CATAAATGCACGTCCAAAGCTCGACAATGGCCGGATATCGCGTATCTTTCCTGCCACGGATGCAGCCGCTGCCGCTGGACTGGCCGCCAGAGATGATCAGGACGATGG CTTCCCCGTGGACATCAAGTTCAGTCCGAATGCCACACTCTTGGAGATCTTTGATGCCATGAAGCATCCTGTGAATGGTGTTGGCTACTTCTCTCAAACTCAATCGCTGCCCTCCTGCACTTTTCTGTCCTACGATGCCTTGATGTGGCTGAAGACACGCCTCAATAATGGAAGACACCCTTTGGAACTCTTGGAAGCCATGCGCAA GGAACGCATGATCTGTCATGCTTCTGGGGACTGGACCAAGCCTGTGGTGGCAGGATTCGTGTTCTACTATGTGGTGCAGCAGGATAAGAATGCCAAAG ATTATGCCCCGCCATTGAACGATTACTGTGCTTTTGTAAATGAATGGTTGGAGATCGAATTCCAGGGCTGCAGCTTCCTGTGGCACGACGAGCCAGTGATCACACCAGTCCCCAATTTCCTAAGGGACTCGCCAGCACCGCAGTCCTGGACGGATTATTGCAGTAATA AGCGCGTCTATCGCCAGTCGCATTTGGAGATCGATGTGAACCAGAAGAGCGATCGCATGGAGTGGGGACACGTGAAGCATCACACTGTGCTGCAGCCGGGCTTTGCCTTCGAGATCGTGGTCGAGTGGGTGACCTCGTCGGGTCCGATTGTATCCGATTTG ATTGGTGGGTGGATGCGTAAGGCAAATCAGTTCAACTTTTTGGTTTCGGTGCCCGCGGATCCTATGGCCGAACCATTCACTAAGAAGTCGGATCCATTGAGGGGACCCATATTCATTCCACTCTGTGTGACATTCCTGCCCAACGGAGCGGCTCTTTTCGATG AATTCCCCGAGGAAAGCAGATCCGATCGCATGCTGTTCCTTCAAGAAGCCATCTTGGCCAAGTTTGGATTTCTGCCCTGTGTGCTGGAGAAGAAGTATAGCATTGGCAAGGAC CTGCCCAAGGAATACCAGTATGTTCACTGTACAGGCAACATGTTTGCTTTGATTCG TTGTGCCACCAACAACTACCAGGTGGAGTCGCCCACCCTTCAGGAGGCAAATGTCACGCGTTGCGTCTATGGCCACACGAACAACACGAATGTGCCAAAAAAGGTGGGCTTCTTGTGGTCCTGGAACCATATGATACCCAACAAAAAGTGGAAGGCCCAAACGATCAGCAACTCGGCCGATGGGGAGCTCTTTCAGCTGAAAATGCTTAAGGACTTCCGCGAGTTCTGCTCGAACAGTGACCAGCGGTTGGTCACCTTTTGGTCGCACTGCCAGGAGCTAAAGCGCAAGAATCAGACATTGGaattcaacaacaacaacaacaacaataacaacgaTGAGATGAAGATTAAATAG
- the LOC108151318 gene encoding GATOR complex protein Iml1 isoform X3 produces the protein MKLYKLNTHTRGCNKSYDADLVMNLKDHPNANVGDVVEIYVPDDENGTHLLLQITEFSGSCGRDVISIESGIAVAFKLRPYSNVVMRIVNPADVALDSIEITFKDQYMGRSEMWRLKTYLTDTCVYVNKKIDYNDMQIRCQVYEMWSQGERVASGVITDDTKIVFRSSTSMVYLFLQMSSEMWDFDIHGDLYFEKAVNGFLTELFQKWKKLSCNHEVTIVLFSRTFYAAKSLDEFPEHMRDCLQLDYKGRFYEDFYRVAIQNERNDDWCTVLGQLRKLFTSYQETVLRYHERQHMKIPPATNSTATQGNFLEVLNISLNTFEKHYLDRTFDRTGQLSVVITPGVGVFSVDRELTNITKQRIIDNGVGSDLVCVGEQPLHAVPLLKFHNKDTTLTSADDYSLPHWINLSFYSTNKKIAYSSFIPRIKLPLFVSDQALNADEGEENERNFLSCKQSEYKHNSLFDYDAYDEQIFQPLPAQSTCSLQRVVRAKKTSVPSLETYAYRNNDWENLTPTQIPAMRRKMSDPDIHHGTSAMLAALPDTTNLSESLASEKNSRRTIVSIAPIVRPGRALINPFDPSQVTIKLTSNRRRWTHIFPKGPTGVLIQQHHYQAVPAKIVPAGQRPLQQIPNNSQSSTTNNNETETEYSCDPEEQYDQLSTHSMLSKSVSSHSFVMGDEKIDFFKRRQNSLLNALPANVPNLTATQAKSYLWGATGEQEWTPAITTVIANPAAAGKHLRPIVETEHHFGGDSPLEPAVAAAAATEAEVVGKGKIIIGVDWKSLTIPACLPITTDYFPDKRSLHNDYVISDYTLLPDDVNHDYAQSRAIYRKPLSTEEVCKEIVSQRLAQGFQLIVGEERPSVGGSGGACSVGGPTAVPATSAVLPVKPSESNKEYLLSIGRIFHKISLSGSVITVTGYRPRHPYPPINVDYRYRFHAPQHETYEISGVNFTTEKLENFNWNHMDLYICTRGDVDYPLMESLKYWRYRMYLLPRENIVSKIASCQRCDIFPDVTVDNTSEQVDDFVRLIEAVSKLKRQFVRKARDSPTAHSLTKRRHSTSIISRPQPNQHDTPRITEKHHNLLNSPQQSINARPKLDNGRISRIFPATDAAAAAGLAARDDQDDGFPVDIKFSPNATLLEIFDAMKHPVNGVGYFSQTQSLPSCTFLSYDALMWLKTRLNNGRHPLELLEAMRKERMICHASGDWTKPVVAGFVFYYVVQQDKNAKDYAPPLNDYCAFVNEWLEIEFQGCSFLWHDEPVITPVPNFLRDSPAPQSWTDYCSNKRVYRQSHLEIDVNQKSDRMEWGHVKHHTVLQPGFAFEIVVEWVTSSGPIVSDLIGGWMRKANQFNFLVSVPADPMAEPFTKKSDPLRGPIFIPLCVTFLPNGAALFDEFPEESRSDRMLFLQEAILAKFGFLPCVLEKKYSIGKDLPKEYQYVHCTGNMFALIRCATNNYQVESPTLQEANVTRCVYGHTNNTNVPKKVGFLWSWNHMIPNKKWKAQTISNSADGELFQLKMLKDFREFCSNSDQRLVTFWSHCQELKRKNQTLEFNNNNNNNNNDEMKIK, from the exons ATGAAGCTCTACAAGCTGAATACACACACTCGTGGCTGCAACAAGTCGTACG ATGCGGACCTCGTGATGAACTTGAAGGACCACCCCAACGCAAATGTAGGCGATGTTGTGGAGATTTATGTCCCAGATGACGAGAACGGCACGCATCTGCTACTGCAGATCACAGAGTTCAGCGGTAGCTGTGGCCGTGATGTGATAAGCATCGAGTCGGGCATTGCCGTTGCCTTTAAGTTGAGGCCCTACTCCAATGTGGTGATGCGGATAGTGAATCCGGCCGATGTAGCCCTCGACTCCATAGAGATTACCTTCAAGGATCAGTACATGGGCCGCTCTGAGATGTGGCGCCTGAAAACGTATTTG ACGGACACCTGTGTGTATGTGAACAAGAAGATTGACTACAACGACATGCAGATACGCTGCCAGGTGTACGAAATGTGGTCCCAGGGCGAACGCGTGGCCAGCGGCGTCATCACCGACGACACAAAGATCGTCTTCCGCAGCAGCACATCCATGGTGTACCTCTTCCTGCAGATGTCCTCGGAAATGTGGGACTTTGACATCCATGGCGACTTGTATTTTGAGAAGGCAGTTAATGGCTTTCTCACCGAACTCTTCCAAAAGTGGAAAAAGCTGAGCTGCAACCATGAGGTAACCATCGTCCTGTTTTCGCGCACCTTCTATGCGGCCAAGAGTTTGGATGAGTTCCCAGAGCACATGCGCGACTGCCTGCAGCTGGACTACAAGGGTCGCTTCTACGAGGATTTCTATCGAGTGGCGATTCAGAACGAGCGCAACGACGACTGGTGCACGGTGTTGGGGCAGCTGCGGAAGCTTTTCACCTCCTACCAGGAGACAGTGCTGCGCTATCATGAGCGCCAGCACATGAAGATCCCCCCGGCCACAAACTCTACGGCCACGCAGGGCAATTTCCTTGAGGTACTCAACATTTCGTTGAATACATTCGAGAAGCATTACCTGGATCGCACATTCGATCGCACCGGACAGCTCTCGGTGGTGATTACACCCGGCGTGGGTGTCTTCTCGGTGGACAGGGAGCTGACAAACATCACCAAGCAGCGCATCATCGACAACGGCGTGGGCAGCGATCTGGTTTGCGTTGGCGAGCAGCCGCTGCATGCAGTGCCGCTGTTGAAGTTCCACAACAAAGACACCACCCTGACATCCGCCGATGATTATTCCCTGCCGCATTGGATCAATCTAAGCTTCTATTCCACAAACAAGAAGATCGCGTACTCCAGTTTCATACCCCGCATCAAGCTGCCGCTTTTTGTGTCCGATCAAGCGCTCAACGCGGACGAAGGAGAGGAGAATGAGAGGAATTTCCTCAGCTGCAAGCAGTCGGAGTACAAGCACAACTCTCTTTTCGACTATGATGCGTATGATGAGCAGATCTTTCAGCCATTGCCGGCACAGAGCACCTG CTCCCTTCAGCGCGTGGTAAGGGCCAAGAAGACATCGGTACCTAGTCTGGAAACCTATGCATATCGTAACAACGACTGGGAGAATCTCACGCCCACACAGATTCCGGCCATGCGACGCAAAATGTCTGATCCGGATATACATCATGGCACCTCTGCCATGCTGGCGGCACTG CCTGATACCACAAATCTCTCGGAATCCCTGGCTTCGGAGAAGAACTCCCGTCGAACGATTGTCAGCATTGCGCCAATTGTGCGTCCCGGACGTGCCCTGATCAATCCCTTTGATCCCTCTCAAGTGACGATCAAATTGACATCGAATCGCCGCCGCTGGACGCACATTTTCCCCAAGGGACCGACGGGTGTGCTCATCCAGCAGCATCATTACCAAGCAGTGCCTGCAAAAATCGTACCAGCGGGACAGCGTCCGCTGCAGCAGATACCCAACAATAGCCAGAGCAGCACCACCAATAACAacgagacggagacggagtaTTCCTGCGATCCGGAAGAGCAGTACGACCAGCTATCCACGCACTCCATGCTAAGCAAATCGGTGTCCTCGCACAGCTTTGTGATGGGCGATGAAAAGATCGACT TTTTCAAGAGGCGACAgaactctctgctgaatgcatTGCCTGCAAATGTCCCAAATCTGACGGCAACGCAGGCCAAATCGTATCTCTGGGGAGCCACCGGCGAGCAGGAGTGGACGCCAGCAATTACCACGG TTATTGCGAATCCTGCGGCGGCGGGCAAACATTTGCGGCCCATTGTCGAGACCGAGCATCACTTTGGAGGCGACTCTCCGCTCGAgccggcggtggcggcggcggcagcaacCGAGGCCGAGGTTGTTGGCAAAGGAAAAATCATCATAG GCGTTGACTGGAAATCGCTGACGATCCCCGCCTGCCTGCCCATAACCACGGACTACTTCCCCGACAAGCGGTCGCTGCACAACGACTATGTGATCTCCGACTACACGCTGCTGCCTGATGATGTGAACCACGATTACGCCCAGAGCAGGGCCATCTACCGCAAGCCGCTGTCCACCGAAGAGGTGTGCAAGGAGATTGTGTCCCAGCGGCTGGCCCAAGGCTTCCAGTTGATTGTCGGGGAGGAGAGGCCATCGGTGGGTGGCTCTGGCGGGGCATGCTCCGTCGGTGGGCCAACTGCCGTTCCGGCCACCTCTGCAGTGCTGCCGGTAAAGCCCAGTGAGAGCAACAAGGAGTACCTGCTGTCAATCGGCAGGATCTTCCACAAGATCTCGCTAAGTGGCTCTGTCATTACAGTGACGGGCTACAGACCCAG GCACCCCTATCCTCCCATCAATGTGGACTATCGGTATCGATTCCACGCACCACAGCACGAGACGTACGAGATCTCTGGAGTGAACTTTACCACGGAGAAACTGGAGAACTTCAACTGGAACCACATGGATCTGTATATTTGCACGCGTGGCGATGTGGACTATCCACTAATGGAG AGTCTGAAATACTGGCGTTATCGCATGTACCTGCTGCCCCGTGAGAACATTGTGAGCAAGATTGCCAGCTGCCAGCGCTGTGATATCTTTCCCGATGTCACCGTGGACAATACCAGCGAGCAGGTTGACGACTTTGTGCGGCTAATCGAGGCGGTCAGCAAGCTGAAGCGACAGTTTGTGCGCAAGGCTAGA GACAGCCCCACCGCCCACAGTCTAACCAAGCGACGCCACAGTACGAGCATTATATCCAGGCCACAGCCTAATCAG CATGACACTCCTAGAATCACAGAAAAGCATCATAATCTATTAAATTCACCGCAGCAAAG CATAAATGCACGTCCAAAGCTCGACAATGGCCGGATATCGCGTATCTTTCCTGCCACGGATGCAGCCGCTGCCGCTGGACTGGCCGCCAGAGATGATCAGGACGATGG CTTCCCCGTGGACATCAAGTTCAGTCCGAATGCCACACTCTTGGAGATCTTTGATGCCATGAAGCATCCTGTGAATGGTGTTGGCTACTTCTCTCAAACTCAATCGCTGCCCTCCTGCACTTTTCTGTCCTACGATGCCTTGATGTGGCTGAAGACACGCCTCAATAATGGAAGACACCCTTTGGAACTCTTGGAAGCCATGCGCAA GGAACGCATGATCTGTCATGCTTCTGGGGACTGGACCAAGCCTGTGGTGGCAGGATTCGTGTTCTACTATGTGGTGCAGCAGGATAAGAATGCCAAAG ATTATGCCCCGCCATTGAACGATTACTGTGCTTTTGTAAATGAATGGTTGGAGATCGAATTCCAGGGCTGCAGCTTCCTGTGGCACGACGAGCCAGTGATCACACCAGTCCCCAATTTCCTAAGGGACTCGCCAGCACCGCAGTCCTGGACGGATTATTGCAGTAATA AGCGCGTCTATCGCCAGTCGCATTTGGAGATCGATGTGAACCAGAAGAGCGATCGCATGGAGTGGGGACACGTGAAGCATCACACTGTGCTGCAGCCGGGCTTTGCCTTCGAGATCGTGGTCGAGTGGGTGACCTCGTCGGGTCCGATTGTATCCGATTTG ATTGGTGGGTGGATGCGTAAGGCAAATCAGTTCAACTTTTTGGTTTCGGTGCCCGCGGATCCTATGGCCGAACCATTCACTAAGAAGTCGGATCCATTGAGGGGACCCATATTCATTCCACTCTGTGTGACATTCCTGCCCAACGGAGCGGCTCTTTTCGATG AATTCCCCGAGGAAAGCAGATCCGATCGCATGCTGTTCCTTCAAGAAGCCATCTTGGCCAAGTTTGGATTTCTGCCCTGTGTGCTGGAGAAGAAGTATAGCATTGGCAAGGAC CTGCCCAAGGAATACCAGTATGTTCACTGTACAGGCAACATGTTTGCTTTGATTCG TTGTGCCACCAACAACTACCAGGTGGAGTCGCCCACCCTTCAGGAGGCAAATGTCACGCGTTGCGTCTATGGCCACACGAACAACACGAATGTGCCAAAAAAGGTGGGCTTCTTGTGGTCCTGGAACCATATGATACCCAACAAAAAGTGGAAGGCCCAAACGATCAGCAACTCGGCCGATGGGGAGCTCTTTCAGCTGAAAATGCTTAAGGACTTCCGCGAGTTCTGCTCGAACAGTGACCAGCGGTTGGTCACCTTTTGGTCGCACTGCCAGGAGCTAAAGCGCAAGAATCAGACATTGGaattcaacaacaacaacaacaacaataacaacgaTGAGATGAAGATTAAATAG